A single region of the Raphanus sativus cultivar WK10039 chromosome 1, ASM80110v3, whole genome shotgun sequence genome encodes:
- the LOC108840616 gene encoding putative pentatricopeptide repeat-containing protein At1g09680, translating to MFRIKILRSTVSRSHLQKFPRTSSLFSTWYSPESLSDPLVHDDDDNENPILVKLSAAIRDSNSSFTSCPSIRNLLPSLTARHVVDLIDRNPLSLPHQSIFAFFKFISSQPGFRFTIDSYFAMARFLAVHKMFDEAQSLVSLVVSWKGKNSASSVFTALLETRGSDFIVDALMIAYTNVGFVPDAVQCFRLSRKHRFVVPIRGCGSLLDRMMKVNPTETVWGFYMEILDAGYPSNVYVFNILMNKFCKEGKMCDAQKVFDEITKRSLRPTVVSFNTLINGYCKAGDLDEGFRLKERMVKSRTRGDVFTYSALINALCKENRMDGAHGLFDEMCERGLIPNDVIFTTLIHGHSRNGRIDLMKESYQKMLSRGLQPDIVLYNTLVNGFCKNGDLVAARNVVDGMIHRGLRPDKVTYTTLIDGFCRGGDADAALEIRKKMDQNGIELDRVGFSALICGMCKEGRVFDAERALREMLRAGMKPDDVIYTMMMDASCKKGDVQTGFKLLKEMQSDGHVPSVVTYNVLLNGLCKLGQMKNADMLLDAMLNIGVAPDDITYNILLEGHHRHAHSLKHYIPKPEIGTVADLASYKSLVSELYRASKEHRNR from the coding sequence ATGTTCAGAATCAAAATTCTAAGAAGCACAGTCTCTCGATCTCACCTACAAAAGTTTCCTCGAACATCTTCTCTCTTCTCCACATGGTACTCTCCAGAATCTCTCTCTGATCCACTAGTGCACGACGACGACGACAATGAAAACCCAATTCTCGTCAAACTCTCAGCTGCCATCAGAGACTCAAACTCTTCGTTTACGTCATGCCCCTCGATCAGGAACCTCCTTCCATCTCTCACCGCTCGTCACGTCGTCGATCTCATCGACCGCAACCCTCTCTCCCTCCCGCACCAATCCATCTTCGCTTTCTTCAAATTCATCTCATCCCAGCCTGGATTCCGGTTTACGATCGACTCCTACTTCGCCATGGCTCGGTTCCTAGCTGTCCACAAGATGTTCGACGAAGCACAGTCTCTCGTCTCGCTCGTCGTCTCTTGGAAAGGGAAAAACTCAGCTTCCTCCGTCTTCACTGCTTTGTTAGAAACGAGAGGAAGCGATTTCATTGTCGATGCGTTGATGATCGCGTACACAAACGTAGGGTTCGTACCCGATGCGGTTCAGTGCTTTAGGCTATCTCGGAAGCATAGGTTTGTAGTTCCGATTCGTGGATGTGGCAGCTTGCTTGATCGGATGATGAAGGTGAATCCGACAGAGACTGTTTGGGGTTTCTATATGGAGATTTTGGATGCTGGGTATCCCTCGAATGTCTACGTTTTCAATATCTTGATGAACAAGTTTTGTAAAGAAGGCAAAATGTGTGATGCGCAGAAGGTGTTCGACGAAATTACTAAAAGGAGTTTGCGGCCTACGGTGGTTAGTTTCAACACTTTGATTAATGGGTATTGTAAAGCCGGAGACTTGGATGAAGGGTTTAGGCTCAAAGAGCGTATGGTGAAGAGCAGAACACGGGGTGATGTTTTCACCTACAGTGCCTTGATTAATGCGTTGTGTAAGGAGAATAGAATGGATGGAGCTCATGGGTTGTTTGACGAGATGTGTGAGAGAGGGTTGATCCCGAACGATGTTATTTTCACTACTTTGATTCATGGTCATAGTAGGAATGGTCGGATTGACTTGATGAAAGAAAGTTACCAGAAGATGTTAAGTAGAGGTCTTCAGCCTGATATTGTGCTATATAATACTTTGGTAAACGGCTTTTGCAAGAACGGGGATTTGGTGGCTGCAAGGAACGTTGTTGATGGAATGATCCACAGAGGTCTCAGGCCTGACAAAGTTACGTACACAACTCTTATTGACGGGTTTTGTAGAGGAGGAGATGCAGATGCAGCTCTGGAGATAAGGAAGAAAATGGATCAGAATGGGATAGAACTCGATAGGGTGGGTTTCTCAGCTCTTATTTGTGGAATGTGCAAAGAAGGAAGGGTGTTCGATGCTGAAAGAGCTTTGAGGGAAATGCTGCGAGCTGGTATGAAGCCGGATGATGTTATCTATACAATGATGATGGATGCATCTTGTAAAAAGGGTGATGTTCAAACCGGTTTCAAATTGCTTAAAGAAATGCAGAGCGATGGGCATGTTCCTAGTGTTGTGACGTATAATGTTCTGTTGAATGGACTATGCAAATTGGGACAGATGAAGAATGCTGACATGTTGCTAGATGCCATGCTTAATATAGGGGTTGCTCCGGACGACATCACATACAACATCCTATTAGAAGGTCACCATAGACATGCACATTCATTGAAACATTATATACCGAAACCAGAGATAGGGACTGTTGCTGACTTGGCCTCTTACAAGTCACTAGTCAGTGAGCTCTATAGAGCTTCAAAAGAACACCGAAACAGATGA
- the LOC108840634 gene encoding disease resistance protein RBA1, whose amino-acid sequence MKKSNSNISAKDTLSAPLHIHNNNQVFINFRGEELRCSFVSHLVDAFKRHGINFFIDKDEQKGKDRKHLFARIKQSTIALTIFSRRYAESRWCLNELAKIKKRADQRKLQVIPIFFKVKAASVRYQKAEFGRNFWRLAKTSSGEQIKKWKEALESVSDKMGLPLGEQRYLTHNP is encoded by the coding sequence ATGAAAAAGAGCAATAGCAATATCTCAGCAAAGGATACCTTATCTGCCCCCCTCCACATCCATAACAATAACCAAGTATTCATCAACTTCAGGGGAGAGGAGCTACGCTGCAGCTTCGTGAGCCACCTTGTTGACGCATTCAAAAGACATGGAATCAACTTCTTCATAGACAAAGATGAACAGAAGGGAAAAGACCGGAAACATCTCTTTGCAAGGATCAAGCAGTCGACAATAGCTCTAACTATATTCTCAAGAAGGTACGCAGAGTCACGCTGGTGCCTTAACGAGCTAgcgaaaataaagaaaagagcCGATCAACGCAAACTACAAGTGATACCCATCTTCTTCAAGGTGAAGGCCGCATCCGTGAGATACCAAAAGGCAGAGTTCGGTCGCAACTTCTGGAGGTTAGCTAAGACTTCAAGTGGGGAACAGATCAAGAAATGGAAGGAAGCTTTAGAGTCTGTTTCGGACAAGATGGGATTGCCGTTAGGCGAACAAAGGTACCTTACTCATAACCCTTAA